Proteins found in one Nostoc sp. NIES-3756 genomic segment:
- the nuoH gene encoding NADH-quinone oxidoreductase subunit NuoH: MNSGIDLQGTFIKSLTDLGIPSGTAKAIWMPLPMIVMLIGATVGVLVCVWLERKISAAAQQRIGPEYIGPLGLLAPVADGLKLVFKEDIVPAQADPWLFTLGPILVVLPVFLSYLIVPFGQNILITNVGTGIFLWIALSSIQPIGLLMAGYSSNNKYSLLGGLRAAAQSISYEIPLALSVLAIAMMSNSLSTVDIVNQQSGYGILGWNIWRQPLGFIIFWIAALAECERLPFDLPEAEEELVAGYQTEYSGMKFALFYLSSYVNLVLSALLVAVLYLGGWDFPIPINLLASWVGVSEANPALQVVNAALGITMTLLKAYFLIFTAILLRWTVPRVRIDQLLDLGWKFLLPVGLVNLLLTAALKLAFPVAFGG, from the coding sequence ATGAACTCAGGAATTGACCTCCAAGGAACGTTTATTAAATCCCTTACGGATTTAGGAATCCCATCAGGAACGGCTAAAGCGATTTGGATGCCTCTGCCCATGATTGTTATGCTCATTGGGGCAACTGTGGGTGTGTTGGTTTGTGTTTGGTTGGAAAGAAAGATTTCGGCAGCCGCACAACAACGTATTGGCCCTGAATATATTGGGCCTTTGGGCTTGCTGGCTCCAGTAGCAGACGGTCTGAAGCTAGTATTTAAGGAAGATATTGTACCTGCGCAGGCTGACCCTTGGCTATTCACACTCGGCCCAATTCTTGTAGTCCTGCCAGTATTTCTGTCTTATCTGATTGTTCCCTTTGGACAGAATATCCTTATTACTAATGTTGGCACAGGAATATTTTTGTGGATTGCTTTATCTAGCATCCAACCAATTGGCTTGTTGATGGCTGGTTACTCATCTAATAATAAGTATTCCTTGTTAGGCGGTTTACGGGCAGCAGCACAGTCAATTAGTTATGAAATTCCTTTGGCGCTGAGTGTATTGGCGATCGCTATGATGTCCAATAGCCTCAGTACCGTGGATATTGTTAACCAACAATCAGGCTACGGTATCTTGGGCTGGAACATTTGGCGGCAACCCCTTGGTTTTATCATCTTTTGGATAGCCGCCCTAGCAGAGTGTGAACGTTTGCCCTTCGACTTACCCGAAGCGGAAGAAGAACTAGTAGCAGGCTATCAAACCGAATACTCAGGGATGAAATTCGCCCTCTTCTACCTCAGTTCCTACGTTAACCTCGTGCTTTCGGCTCTGTTGGTAGCAGTATTATATCTGGGTGGTTGGGATTTCCCCATTCCCATCAATCTATTAGCTAGTTGGGTAGGTGTCAGCGAAGCAAATCCTGCATTACAGGTAGTTAACGCTGCCTTGGGTATCACCATGACCTTACTCAAAGCTTACTTTTTAATATTTACTGCCATCCTCTTACGTTGGACAGTGCCACGGGTACGGATTGACCAATTGTTAGATTTAGGATGGAAGTTTTTGTTACCAGTTGGTTTAGTGAACCTACTGTTAACCGCAGCCCTGAAACTCGCCTTTCCCGTTGCCTTCGGCGGGTAA
- a CDS encoding DUF4303 domain-containing protein, with protein MTNTDLQAWLDCDDRELIESIKSEIHAHISKLYARGDQFYGYAILPGEFAKIHNLVVAFNCESDIALENLTDSYYRYSVDEWSNYEHGEFPKSSSIIDSRNAQFKELHINESLDNYAMDDWEIAHATKLLTAILTAMTELRGDDLIGGDKSFAIIWIPDSDNDIMRQSAKALNSDAVYQLFMKEFGD; from the coding sequence ATGACAAACACTGACCTGCAAGCGTGGCTTGACTGCGATGATCGTGAACTCATTGAGTCCATCAAATCAGAGATTCATGCACATATTTCAAAACTTTATGCCCGTGGTGATCAATTTTATGGCTATGCGATATTACCCGGTGAATTTGCCAAAATTCATAATCTCGTTGTTGCCTTCAATTGTGAATCAGATATTGCTTTAGAAAATCTTACTGACAGCTACTATCGATATTCTGTTGATGAATGGTCTAACTACGAACATGGCGAATTTCCAAAAAGCAGCTCCATCATAGATTCGCGTAACGCTCAATTCAAAGAACTGCACATCAATGAAAGCCTTGATAACTATGCAATGGATGATTGGGAAATCGCACACGCTACCAAACTGCTTACTGCAATTCTGACAGCAATGACTGAATTACGAGGTGATGATCTAATTGGGGGTGACAAATCATTTGCCATTATCTGGATTCCCGATTCTGATAACGACATAATGCGTCAGTCTGCCAAAGCATTGAACTCTGATGCTGTCTATCAACTGTTTATGAAAGAATTCGGTGATTGA
- the nuoK gene encoding NADH-quinone oxidoreductase subunit NuoK — MQLQYFLLLAAALFCIGIYGLITSRNAVRVLMSIELLLNAVNLNLMAFSNFLDSTLIKGQVFTVFVITVAAAEAAVGLAIVLAIYRNRDTVDMEQFNLLKW, encoded by the coding sequence ATGCAACTCCAGTACTTTTTATTACTTGCAGCAGCTTTGTTTTGCATCGGCATTTATGGTTTAATTACCAGCCGGAACGCCGTGCGTGTGTTGATGTCAATTGAATTGCTGCTGAACGCTGTTAATCTGAATTTAATGGCATTTTCCAACTTTCTTGACTCAACATTAATTAAGGGTCAGGTTTTCACAGTATTTGTGATCACTGTGGCAGCTGCTGAAGCGGCGGTTGGGTTGGCGATCGTGCTTGCCATTTATCGCAACCGTGATACCGTCGACATGGAGCAGTTTAATCTCCTGAAGTGGTAA
- a CDS encoding type II toxin-antitoxin system VapC family toxin, translating to MTNLTIIDTDILIDAGYGVAEAVNCLQTLKVNSVLAISVVTQMELMVGCANKAELQILERFLQQFHIIKLSQAVSDKAVDLLWTYRLSHGLLIADSLIAATAIVANYPFITKNQRDYRFIQGLNLLTYP from the coding sequence ATGACTAACTTAACTATTATTGATACTGATATTTTAATTGATGCTGGTTATGGTGTCGCTGAAGCAGTAAACTGTTTACAAACTCTCAAAGTAAACTCTGTCTTGGCAATTAGCGTAGTTACACAAATGGAACTCATGGTTGGTTGCGCTAACAAAGCGGAGCTACAGATTTTAGAACGTTTTCTCCAACAGTTTCATATCATTAAACTTAGTCAAGCTGTTTCAGACAAAGCAGTTGATTTATTGTGGACTTATAGGCTAAGTCATGGCTTGCTAATTGCTGATAGTCTGATTGCAGCTACAGCAATAGTAGCGAATTACCCCTTTATCACAAAAAACCAACGGGATTATCGATTTATTCAAGGGTTAAACTTATTAACGTATCCGTAA
- a CDS encoding NAD(+) kinase, whose translation MQLKQVIIAYKARDSQSKRWAELCAKQLENRNCQVLMGPSGPKDNPYPVFLASANQPIDLAIVLGGDGTVLTSARHLAPAGIPILGVNVGGHLGFLTESVDEFQDTEKVWDRLFEDRYAIQRRMMLQAAIYEGHRTNLEPVTDIYLGLNEFCVKPASADRMITSILEMEIDGEVVDQYVGDGLIVSTPTGSTGYTVSASGPIMHDGMEALTITPICPMSLSSRPIVLPAGSVVSIWPLGDYDLSTKLWMDGVLATSIWPAHRVDIRMADCRAKFIVLRENNSYYQTLREKLLWAGTRVRYNNTQQN comes from the coding sequence GTGCAACTCAAGCAGGTAATCATTGCTTATAAGGCGCGAGACTCTCAAAGCAAACGATGGGCTGAACTCTGCGCCAAGCAGCTAGAAAATCGCAATTGTCAGGTTTTGATGGGGCCTAGCGGGCCAAAAGATAACCCGTATCCGGTATTTTTGGCTTCAGCTAATCAACCAATCGACCTGGCAATTGTCTTAGGTGGCGATGGTACAGTCTTAACCAGCGCCCGACATTTAGCCCCAGCCGGTATCCCCATTCTCGGAGTGAATGTAGGGGGTCATCTGGGCTTTTTGACCGAATCAGTTGACGAATTTCAAGATACGGAGAAAGTTTGGGATAGGTTATTTGAAGACCGTTATGCTATTCAACGGCGAATGATGTTGCAAGCGGCGATTTATGAAGGACACCGGACGAACTTGGAACCAGTAACAGACATATATTTGGGGTTGAATGAATTTTGCGTCAAACCCGCCTCAGCCGATCGCATGATTACTTCTATCCTAGAAATGGAAATTGATGGTGAGGTAGTAGATCAATACGTAGGCGATGGTTTGATTGTTTCCACACCCACTGGTTCCACTGGTTACACCGTTTCCGCTAGCGGCCCCATCATGCACGATGGTATGGAAGCCCTTACCATCACTCCCATCTGTCCCATGAGTCTTTCTAGTCGTCCTATAGTTCTCCCCGCAGGTTCTGTTGTAAGTATATGGCCTTTGGGAGACTATGATTTAAGCACTAAATTGTGGATGGATGGAGTATTAGCTACTTCGATTTGGCCTGCACATCGCGTTGATATCCGCATGGCTGATTGTCGCGCTAAGTTTATTGTTCTGCGGGAAAACAATTCCTACTATCAAACCCTAAGAGAAAAATTGCTTTGGGCTGGTACTAGGGTTCGTTACAATAATACTCAGCAAAATTAA
- the alr gene encoding alanine racemase, which translates to MLSREQASSMASHQQCDTYAWFSQRAWVEIDLEALSYNVQQLKQFLSPHTQLMAVVKADAYGHGAVTVAQTALQGGASWLGVATVPEGIQLREAGIKAPILILGATYTPEQIQAIAQWDLQPTIGSPKQALIFSNTLETIQHDSPIPVHIKLDTGMSRLGTNWQQAGEFVQLVDRLPHLDIASVYSHLATADSPDARIMEEQHRRFEEAIAQIKALGIKIPSLHLANSAATLTDKRLHYDMVRVGLAVYGLYPAPHLQKTISLKPVIQVQARVTHVKTIAEGTGVSYGHQFIAPCEMRLAVVGIGYADGVPRNLSNKMQVLIRGQRVPQIGAITMDQLMIDVSAVPDVQEGEIVTLLGEQGKERITADDWAQKLNTISWEILCGFKHRLPRVGVM; encoded by the coding sequence ATGTTAAGCCGCGAACAAGCCTCTAGTATGGCTTCTCATCAACAGTGTGATACTTATGCTTGGTTTTCTCAACGTGCTTGGGTGGAAATTGATTTAGAAGCTTTGTCTTACAATGTGCAGCAACTCAAGCAGTTTTTATCACCGCATACTCAGTTAATGGCTGTAGTGAAAGCGGATGCTTATGGTCATGGTGCGGTGACAGTGGCACAGACGGCGCTGCAAGGGGGTGCAAGTTGGTTGGGTGTGGCAACTGTTCCTGAGGGAATCCAATTGCGGGAGGCAGGGATTAAAGCGCCTATTTTGATTTTAGGGGCTACCTACACCCCAGAACAAATTCAGGCGATCGCTCAATGGGATCTTCAGCCAACTATCGGTAGTCCTAAACAAGCTTTGATATTTTCCAATACATTGGAAACGATACAGCATGATTCACCTATACCTGTACATATCAAATTAGATACAGGAATGTCTCGATTGGGTACTAATTGGCAGCAAGCTGGGGAGTTTGTGCAGTTAGTAGATCGTTTACCCCATTTGGATATTGCTAGTGTTTACTCCCACTTAGCAACGGCAGATAGTCCAGATGCGAGGATTATGGAAGAACAGCATAGACGATTTGAGGAGGCGATCGCCCAAATCAAAGCTTTGGGTATTAAAATTCCTAGTCTGCATTTAGCCAACTCCGCCGCTACCCTCACAGACAAGCGCCTACATTACGATATGGTGCGTGTGGGTTTAGCTGTATATGGACTTTACCCAGCCCCTCATTTACAGAAAACAATCAGCCTTAAACCAGTTATTCAAGTCCAAGCGCGAGTTACCCACGTTAAAACAATTGCTGAAGGTACTGGCGTAAGTTACGGACACCAATTTATCGCCCCTTGTGAAATGCGGTTGGCGGTTGTGGGTATTGGTTACGCTGATGGTGTACCGCGTAATCTGTCCAACAAAATGCAGGTCTTAATTCGCGGTCAGCGAGTACCGCAAATTGGCGCGATTACTATGGATCAGTTGATGATAGATGTGAGTGCTGTTCCAGATGTGCAAGAAGGGGAAATCGTCACTTTATTAGGCGAACAGGGGAAGGAAAGAATTACGGCTGATGATTGGGCCCAAAAGTTAAATACTATCTCCTGGGAAATTCTGTGTGGCTTTAAACATCGTCTACCTCGTGTTGGCGTGATGTAA
- a CDS encoding NADH-quinone oxidoreductase subunit J: protein MNLAEGVQVVSFGILATMLIGAALGVVLATSIVYSAFLLGGVFISIAGLYLLLNGDFVAAAQVLIYVGAVNVLILFAIMLVNKRQDFTPYPSTAVRKILTAIVSVGLFALLSTMVLATPWSYSTTPKAGDGSIILIGEHFFSDFLLPFELASVLLLMAMVGAIILARREYLPDVTPGDLPQTVLTLPERPRELVGAGNDTQE, encoded by the coding sequence GTGAATCTAGCGGAAGGAGTACAGGTTGTTTCCTTTGGCATACTAGCTACGATGTTGATTGGGGCTGCCCTTGGTGTGGTGTTAGCAACCAGCATCGTCTATTCTGCCTTTTTGCTGGGTGGTGTATTCATCAGCATTGCGGGATTATACCTGTTGCTAAATGGTGATTTTGTTGCAGCTGCCCAAGTGCTGATTTATGTAGGTGCGGTCAACGTACTTATTCTGTTTGCCATCATGTTGGTAAACAAGCGCCAAGATTTTACCCCCTATCCTAGTACAGCAGTACGAAAAATCTTGACAGCGATCGTCAGCGTGGGATTGTTCGCGCTGTTGAGTACGATGGTGTTAGCTACACCTTGGTCTTACTCAACTACTCCTAAAGCTGGAGATGGTTCGATAATTTTAATTGGTGAGCATTTCTTTAGCGATTTCTTATTACCTTTTGAACTAGCTTCTGTTCTGTTGTTGATGGCGATGGTGGGAGCGATTATTTTGGCACGTCGTGAGTATTTGCCAGATGTTACACCAGGAGACTTGCCTCAAACTGTGTTGACATTGCCAGAACGTCCTAGAGAATTGGTAGGCGCTGGTAACGACACTCAAGAATAA
- a CDS encoding citrate synthase: MTVCEYKPGLEGIPAAQSSISYVDGQKGILEYRGIQIEELAQKSTFLETAYLLIWGELPTKEELQAFEEEVRLHRRIKYRIRDMMKCFPESGHPMDALQASAAALGLFYSRRDLHNPVYIRDAVVRLIATIPTMVAAFQLMRKGNDPVKPRDDLDYSANFLYMLNEKEPDALAAKIFDVCLILHVEHTMNASTFSARVTASTLTDPYAVVASAVGTLGGPLHGGANEEVIQMLEEIGSVENVRPYVEERLLRKEKLMGFGHRVYKVKDPRAIILQDLAEQLFAKFGADKYYDIAQEMERVVEEKLGHKGIYPNVDFYSGLVYRKMGIPTDLFTPIFAIARVAGWLAHWKEQLEENRIFRPTQVYNGKHSVAYTPIEQR; this comes from the coding sequence ATGACGGTGTGCGAATACAAGCCTGGTTTAGAAGGCATTCCCGCAGCCCAATCGAGTATCAGTTATGTAGATGGGCAAAAGGGAATACTAGAGTATCGTGGCATTCAGATTGAGGAATTAGCTCAGAAAAGTACATTTCTGGAGACTGCTTATCTCTTAATCTGGGGCGAATTGCCAACAAAAGAAGAACTGCAAGCGTTTGAGGAAGAGGTTCGCCTCCATCGGCGAATTAAATATCGGATTCGGGATATGATGAAATGCTTTCCCGAAAGCGGTCATCCAATGGACGCTCTCCAAGCCTCTGCTGCGGCGTTAGGCTTGTTTTATTCGCGCCGGGACTTACACAACCCTGTCTACATTCGAGATGCCGTAGTGCGCCTTATAGCTACTATTCCGACGATGGTAGCAGCATTCCAGTTAATGCGGAAAGGTAACGACCCCGTAAAGCCCCGCGATGACTTAGATTATTCCGCCAATTTTCTCTACATGCTCAACGAGAAAGAACCGGATGCTTTGGCGGCAAAAATCTTTGATGTCTGCTTGATTCTCCACGTTGAGCATACAATGAATGCTTCTACCTTCAGTGCCAGGGTAACAGCTTCCACCTTGACTGACCCCTACGCAGTGGTTGCCAGCGCTGTGGGAACCTTGGGAGGGCCGTTACATGGTGGAGCCAATGAAGAAGTAATTCAGATGTTGGAAGAAATTGGCTCCGTGGAGAATGTCCGCCCTTATGTAGAGGAAAGGCTGCTACGTAAAGAAAAGCTCATGGGCTTTGGACATCGTGTCTATAAAGTCAAAGACCCACGGGCGATAATTTTGCAAGACTTGGCAGAACAGCTTTTTGCCAAGTTTGGCGCGGATAAATACTACGACATCGCCCAAGAAATGGAACGGGTGGTGGAAGAAAAATTAGGTCACAAAGGGATTTATCCTAATGTTGACTTTTACTCAGGCTTGGTGTATAGGAAGATGGGTATTCCCACAGACTTATTTACACCAATATTTGCGATCGCTCGTGTTGCTGGTTGGTTAGCGCACTGGAAAGAACAACTCGAAGAAAACCGTATCTTCCGTCCTACCCAGGTTTATAACGGTAAACACAGCGTCGCTTATACCCCCATTGAGCAACGTTAA
- a CDS encoding ATP-binding protein, with the protein MAKLKISKKTSTALINSLGAGVVPRLGLEHIAVGREKELQSLSQNLDDIGEGVAAFRFIIGNYGSGKSFMLQMLRNRAMEQGFVVADADLSSERRLAGSNNEGLATYRELMSHLSTKTRPDGGALVSILEGWINKIQQEVAKESNLRPNDDGFDDQVEAKIREVVQYIEDLVHGFDFGSIIIAYWRGYRLDDDDLKNSALRWLRGEFNTKTEARTALGVRVIIDDDSWYDYIKLLAKFVAEIGYKGLLILMDEAVNLYQISTTVTREKNYNRLLAMFNDTMQCKAEHLGIVIGGTTKFLEDPNRGLFADQAWRRRTKESRFVTQSDVQEVIGPVIRLNPLTEAEILTLLQRLSEIHSTHFGYDKTLTNKELQEFVKEIVSRLGAESLLTPGEIVRDFVSVLNILHHNPTIKFSDLIHGSNFKPTAAGKGMNVDEDNAAEFSL; encoded by the coding sequence ATGGCAAAGCTCAAAATCTCGAAAAAAACTTCAACTGCTTTAATTAACTCTTTAGGCGCGGGAGTAGTTCCCAGATTAGGATTAGAACATATAGCAGTTGGTCGAGAAAAAGAACTTCAAAGCCTATCACAAAACCTTGATGATATTGGCGAAGGTGTAGCTGCATTTCGCTTTATCATTGGTAACTATGGTTCAGGAAAAAGCTTTATGCTTCAGATGCTACGTAACCGAGCAATGGAACAAGGTTTTGTAGTTGCTGATGCTGATTTATCCTCGGAACGCCGCCTAGCGGGAAGTAATAACGAAGGTTTAGCCACCTATCGAGAATTGATGAGTCACCTTTCGACAAAAACTCGTCCTGATGGTGGTGCATTAGTCTCAATTTTAGAAGGATGGATTAATAAAATTCAGCAGGAAGTAGCCAAAGAAAGTAACCTCCGCCCTAATGATGATGGTTTTGATGACCAAGTAGAAGCCAAAATTAGAGAGGTTGTTCAGTATATAGAAGACTTAGTACATGGGTTTGATTTTGGTAGCATTATTATTGCATATTGGCGTGGCTACAGGTTGGATGATGATGATTTAAAAAACTCAGCACTGCGTTGGTTACGGGGAGAATTTAACACTAAAACCGAAGCTAGAACAGCCTTGGGAGTTAGGGTAATTATTGATGATGATAGTTGGTATGACTATATTAAACTCTTAGCTAAATTTGTGGCTGAGATTGGTTATAAAGGACTGCTAATTTTAATGGATGAAGCAGTTAATCTCTACCAAATATCTACTACAGTTACTAGAGAAAAAAACTATAATCGACTCTTAGCTATGTTCAATGACACCATGCAGTGCAAAGCGGAACATTTAGGCATTGTTATTGGTGGAACAACTAAGTTTCTAGAAGATCCAAATCGCGGACTTTTCGCAGACCAAGCTTGGCGTAGACGTACTAAAGAAAGCCGTTTTGTTACACAGTCTGATGTGCAAGAAGTTATCGGCCCAGTTATCCGCCTCAACCCTTTAACTGAAGCAGAAATTCTCACACTGTTGCAACGCTTAAGCGAAATTCATTCCACTCATTTTGGTTATGACAAGACTTTAACTAATAAAGAATTACAGGAATTTGTCAAAGAAATTGTCAGCCGATTAGGTGCAGAATCTCTATTAACACCAGGGGAAATTGTACGAGATTTTGTTAGTGTGTTGAATATCCTACATCACAATCCAACGATTAAATTTAGTGACCTAATTCATGGCTCTAATTTTAAACCTACGGCTGCGGGTAAAGGTATGAATGTAGATGAGGATAACGCAGCTGAATTTAGCTTGTGA
- the sixA gene encoding phosphohistidine phosphatase SixA yields the protein MELYLIRHGIAEEQQPGIKDEERSLTKEGRQKTEKVAHRLVKLDLKFDLIVTSPLVRARQTAEILLASGLSSHLEESNHLAPNGHIYNWLDYWLKPKNFSQNAQIALVGHEPCLSNWAEILLWGEAKDSLVLKKAGMIGVKLPEIGSPVGRSQLFWLTPPRYLL from the coding sequence GTGGAACTATATCTAATTCGGCACGGCATCGCTGAAGAACAGCAACCTGGTATAAAAGATGAAGAGCGATCGCTTACTAAGGAAGGAAGGCAAAAAACAGAGAAAGTCGCTCACCGTCTTGTAAAACTGGACTTAAAATTTGACTTAATAGTTACCAGTCCCTTGGTTCGCGCTCGGCAAACAGCAGAAATTCTGTTAGCATCTGGACTCAGTTCCCATTTAGAAGAATCTAATCATCTTGCGCCGAATGGTCATATTTATAATTGGCTAGATTATTGGTTAAAACCGAAAAATTTCTCCCAAAATGCCCAAATTGCCCTAGTAGGACACGAACCTTGTTTAAGCAACTGGGCAGAAATTCTCCTCTGGGGGGAAGCCAAAGACAGCCTAGTCCTGAAAAAAGCAGGTATGATCGGAGTAAAACTGCCAGAAATAGGCTCACCTGTAGGTCGTAGTCAATTGTTCTGGTTGACACCACCCAGGTACTTGCTATAA
- a CDS encoding HNH endonuclease has product MGKVLVLNASYEPLNITSWRRAAVLLIKGKAERVEHNGRFLYSDFPLPTVIRLRHYVRVPYKEIPLTRRNILHRDGHTCQYCGYTGDELTLDHVIPRSRGGGDSWENIVTACVRCNVKKGSRTPQEARMPLRHQPRQPYSSLYFEVSKHLKSGLHQEWQKYVIGL; this is encoded by the coding sequence ATGGGGAAGGTTTTAGTATTAAATGCCTCTTACGAACCGCTCAATATAACGAGCTGGCGGCGTGCTGCGGTTCTATTAATCAAGGGCAAAGCAGAACGTGTGGAACACAACGGCAGGTTTCTTTACTCTGACTTTCCGTTACCAACCGTAATCCGGTTGCGTCATTATGTCCGCGTTCCTTACAAGGAAATTCCACTAACCCGCCGCAATATCTTGCATCGTGACGGACATACTTGCCAATACTGCGGATATACCGGGGACGAGTTGACATTAGACCATGTGATTCCGCGATCGCGCGGCGGTGGTGATAGCTGGGAAAATATTGTCACGGCTTGTGTCCGTTGCAATGTCAAAAAAGGCAGTCGCACACCCCAAGAGGCACGTATGCCTTTGCGCCATCAGCCTCGTCAACCGTACAGCAGCCTCTATTTTGAGGTCAGCAAACATCTGAAGAGTGGCTTGCATCAAGAGTGGCAAAAATATGTTATAGGACTTTGA
- the ndhI gene encoding NAD(P)H-quinone oxidoreductase subunit I: MLKFLKQVGDYAKEAVQAGRYIGQGLAVTFDHMRRRPVTVQYPYEKLIPGERFRGRIHYEFDKCIACEVCVRVCPINLPVVDWEFDKATKKKKLNHYSIDFGVCIFCGNCVEYCPTNCLSMTEEYELSTYDRHELNYDSVALGRLPYKVTNDPMVTPLRELVYLPKGVLDPHDLPANAPRAGARPEDLVEQTEK, encoded by the coding sequence ATGCTAAAGTTCCTGAAGCAAGTTGGCGATTACGCCAAAGAAGCAGTACAAGCTGGTCGTTATATTGGTCAGGGGCTAGCTGTAACTTTTGACCATATGCGCCGCCGTCCTGTCACTGTACAGTACCCTTACGAAAAGCTAATTCCTGGGGAACGGTTCCGTGGACGCATCCACTACGAATTTGACAAGTGTATTGCTTGCGAAGTTTGTGTACGGGTTTGCCCTATCAACTTACCTGTAGTGGACTGGGAATTTGACAAAGCCACCAAGAAGAAAAAGCTCAATCACTATAGCATCGATTTCGGCGTTTGTATTTTCTGTGGTAACTGTGTCGAGTATTGCCCGACTAACTGTTTATCAATGACAGAAGAATATGAACTGTCAACTTACGATCGCCATGAACTCAACTATGATAGTGTGGCTTTAGGTCGTCTGCCCTACAAAGTTACAAACGATCCAATGGTGACACCACTACGGGAACTAGTTTACCTACCCAAAGGTGTGCTTGACCCCCACGATCTACCCGCCAATGCACCCCGCGCTGGCGCACGTCCAGAAGACTTGGTAGAACAAACTGAAAAATGA
- a CDS encoding DHH family phosphoesterase: protein MQLNSSFKKSESFSSTKEPNPEEPEVDKEAEVTITKPSLPVSTGEGVGIFLGQRNNSLAFQKSEELQKTLLLHRHERQLIILQDFPDPDALSCAWTYQLIAQQYDIKCEIIYAGTLSHQENIALVKLTGLPAQRWTPQTLKGKDLSCYQGLVLIDNQGTTSQLLSAVQQAGIPIVAVIDHHSLQSELQADFVDVRPYVRATATIFTQYLQSGLLGLDSSIGQHVKCATALMHGLRSDTNRLMQAQEEDFMAAAYLSRFYDAQLLNAILQANRSKRVMDVIERSLKNRIVQNNFSIAGVGYLRYDDRDAIPQAADFLVTEENVHTAVVYGIVHDEDDELEVVIGSLRTTKLTLDPDEFIKEAFGQDSTGRFFGGGRTGAGGFEIPMGFLSGSNENSAYARMKWEVFDAQIKQKLLRLVNPKDNPIQSE, encoded by the coding sequence ATGCAATTGAATTCTTCATTTAAAAAGTCTGAGAGTTTTTCATCGACTAAAGAGCCAAATCCTGAAGAACCTGAAGTAGACAAAGAAGCAGAAGTGACCATTACTAAACCATCCTTGCCAGTATCCACAGGTGAAGGAGTAGGTATTTTTCTAGGGCAACGAAATAATTCTCTTGCCTTCCAGAAGTCAGAAGAATTGCAAAAGACGCTGTTATTACACCGCCATGAGCGTCAGTTGATTATATTGCAAGACTTCCCCGACCCAGATGCCCTTTCTTGTGCTTGGACTTACCAATTAATTGCCCAGCAATACGATATCAAGTGTGAGATTATTTATGCTGGGACTTTAAGTCACCAAGAAAACATCGCCTTAGTTAAACTTACAGGTTTACCCGCCCAGCGTTGGACACCGCAAACCCTCAAAGGTAAAGACTTATCTTGTTATCAAGGTCTGGTGTTGATTGATAACCAAGGCACAACAAGTCAGCTATTGTCAGCAGTACAGCAAGCCGGTATCCCTATAGTAGCGGTGATTGACCACCACAGCTTGCAGTCAGAACTCCAAGCAGATTTTGTTGATGTCCGTCCTTATGTACGAGCCACAGCAACAATTTTTACTCAATATCTCCAGTCTGGTTTACTAGGCTTAGATAGCAGCATCGGCCAGCACGTTAAATGTGCTACCGCCTTGATGCACGGCTTGAGATCAGATACAAATCGGCTGATGCAGGCGCAAGAAGAAGATTTTATGGCTGCTGCTTATCTCAGCCGATTTTATGATGCGCAACTGCTAAATGCCATTTTACAGGCGAACCGTTCTAAACGGGTGATGGATGTGATCGAGCGATCGCTCAAAAATCGCATCGTGCAGAACAACTTCTCTATTGCTGGTGTCGGTTACTTACGCTACGATGACCGCGATGCTATTCCCCAAGCCGCCGATTTTCTCGTTACCGAAGAAAACGTCCACACTGCCGTAGTTTACGGCATCGTCCACGACGAAGACGACGAACTAGAAGTAGTCATTGGTTCCTTGAGGACGACTAAACTAACCTTAGACCCCGATGAATTTATTAAAGAAGCCTTTGGTCAAGATAGTACAGGTAGATTCTTTGGTGGTGGAAGAACAGGGGCTGGTGGTTTTGAAATTCCGATGGGTTTCTTGTCGGGGAGTAATGAAAACTCTGCTTATGCCAGGATGAAATGGGAAGTATTTGATGCTCAAATCAAGCAGAAATTGTTGAGGTTAGTTAACCCGAAAGACAACCCAATTCAGTCAGAGTAA